One region of Exiguobacterium acetylicum genomic DNA includes:
- the dxs gene encoding 1-deoxy-D-xylulose-5-phosphate synthase, producing the protein MKLTEIQDPSFLKRMSVSELEVLAGDIRRFLIEELATTGGHLAPNLGVVELTLALHREFDSPNDKFVWDVGHQAYVHKILTGRASQFDTLRQHKGLCGFPKRNESVHDVWETGHSSTSLSAAMGIAVSNELSGKDDRAVAIIGDGALTGGMALEALNHIGAEQQNVIVILNDNEMSIAPNVGAMHQMLGRIRSSRKVRFAQDELETLIKKIPVIGGRLEKGSEKLKEAVKGALVPGMFFEELGFNYYGPVDGHDLNDLIEQLNYVKKEEGPVLLHVITKKGKGYRPAEFDGVGTWHGLGPYKMESGEVIKGKSKAPSYSFTVADTLTKMARDDEKLTLITPAMSVGSKLDCFEKEFPERMFDVGIAEQHAVTFAAGQATQGMKPVVSIYSTFFQRAYDQLVHDVARQNLDVTFTIDRSGLVGADGETHQGVFDIAFMRHVPNIRIVMAKDENELQHLLYSAVKYEGPIAVRFPRGEGIGVPMDETLQEISLDTWEVEREGTDVAILAFGPQVQDALKIADLLADELSVRVINARTIKPLDEKMLNALYAEGIPLVTLEEAVLKGGFGSAVLEHANEQEAFPRVKRFGIPDWYIEHGGVNELLEEIGLLPGQIAEEVRAFVNQGKKQSV; encoded by the coding sequence ATGAAATTGACAGAAATACAGGATCCGTCATTTTTAAAGCGTATGTCGGTCTCCGAACTCGAAGTACTCGCAGGCGATATTCGACGCTTTTTGATTGAAGAATTAGCGACGACAGGTGGACACTTGGCACCGAACCTCGGTGTCGTCGAGTTGACGCTTGCGTTGCATCGTGAATTCGACAGTCCGAATGACAAGTTCGTCTGGGACGTCGGACACCAAGCCTACGTGCATAAGATTTTGACAGGACGCGCGAGCCAGTTTGATACGCTCCGTCAGCACAAAGGACTCTGTGGATTCCCGAAACGCAATGAAAGTGTGCATGACGTCTGGGAGACAGGGCACAGTTCGACGTCCTTGTCAGCAGCAATGGGGATCGCTGTTTCAAACGAATTGAGCGGTAAGGATGACCGTGCGGTCGCGATCATCGGTGACGGGGCATTGACAGGTGGGATGGCCCTCGAAGCATTGAATCACATCGGAGCAGAGCAACAAAACGTCATCGTCATCTTGAACGATAACGAGATGTCGATTGCACCAAACGTTGGGGCGATGCATCAAATGCTTGGACGGATTCGTTCATCGCGTAAAGTACGCTTTGCGCAAGACGAGCTTGAAACGTTGATCAAAAAGATTCCGGTCATTGGCGGACGCCTTGAAAAAGGAAGCGAGAAGTTGAAGGAAGCCGTTAAAGGCGCACTTGTTCCTGGCATGTTCTTTGAAGAGCTCGGCTTCAACTATTACGGTCCGGTCGATGGACACGACCTCAATGATTTGATTGAACAACTCAACTATGTGAAAAAAGAAGAAGGACCTGTCCTGCTTCATGTCATCACGAAAAAAGGGAAAGGCTATCGTCCGGCAGAGTTCGATGGCGTCGGCACATGGCATGGTCTTGGACCATACAAGATGGAGTCTGGCGAAGTCATCAAAGGGAAATCAAAAGCACCTAGTTATTCCTTTACGGTAGCGGATACTTTGACGAAGATGGCACGTGATGATGAAAAGTTGACGTTGATCACGCCAGCGATGAGCGTCGGTTCAAAACTCGATTGTTTTGAAAAAGAATTCCCAGAGCGGATGTTTGACGTCGGGATTGCAGAACAACATGCTGTGACGTTCGCAGCTGGTCAAGCGACGCAAGGCATGAAACCTGTCGTATCGATCTACTCGACCTTCTTCCAACGTGCATACGATCAGCTCGTTCACGACGTGGCGCGTCAAAATCTAGATGTGACGTTTACGATTGACCGATCAGGTCTCGTTGGCGCAGATGGTGAAACACACCAAGGCGTCTTCGATATTGCCTTCATGCGTCACGTACCGAACATCCGGATCGTCATGGCGAAGGATGAGAACGAACTGCAACACTTGCTCTATTCGGCCGTCAAATATGAAGGACCAATCGCCGTTCGTTTCCCACGTGGAGAAGGTATCGGTGTACCAATGGACGAGACACTGCAAGAAATTTCGCTTGATACATGGGAAGTCGAACGTGAAGGAACGGACGTCGCCATCCTTGCATTCGGACCACAAGTACAAGATGCGCTCAAAATCGCGGATCTCCTAGCAGACGAACTGTCGGTTCGTGTCATCAATGCTCGGACGATCAAACCGCTTGATGAGAAGATGCTGAACGCCCTTTACGCAGAAGGCATTCCACTCGTGACGCTCGAAGAAGCCGTCTTAAAAGGTGGATTCGGATCAGCTGTCCTTGAGCATGCGAATGAGCAGGAAGCATTCCCACGCGTCAAACGCTTTGGTATTCCGGATTGGTATATCGAGCATGGCGGTGTGAACGAATTACTGGAAGAAATCGGATTATTACCTGGACAAATCGCAGAGGAAGTACGCGCTTTCGTCAATCAAGGAAAGAAACAGAGTGTGTGA
- the accC gene encoding acetyl-CoA carboxylase biotin carboxylase subunit, protein MEKLLIANRGEIAVRIIRAAKELGIQTVAVYSTADKEALHVRLADEAYCIGEASSASSYLNVTNILAIATNRQVTMIHPGYGFLAENVDFAEMCEACGIKFVGPTSDAIRQMGIKDVAKKTMIECGVPVVPGSDGTVTDEEAVALAQEIGYPVIIKATAGGGGKGIRVARSEEELINGLSETRREAKQAFGNGDVYLERFIEEFRHVEVQVLADRHGNVIHLGERDCTVQRRMQKLIEEAPSPAVSEATRLKMGEAAVKAAKAIQYTGAGTIEFIFVEETEEFFFMEMNTRIQVEHPVTEMITGFDLVQAQLQVALDHPLAVKQKDIKFHGHSIECRINAEDPDHDFRPSAGRVTQYVTPGGMGVRIDSAVYPGYMIPPYYDSMVAKLIVHAETREEACAKMERALAEFWIEGVKTTIPFHERVLSHPVFRRGTFTTKFAERELKGTIVN, encoded by the coding sequence ATGGAAAAATTATTGATTGCCAACCGTGGAGAAATCGCCGTCCGTATCATTCGAGCGGCAAAGGAGCTTGGAATACAGACCGTTGCTGTCTACTCGACGGCGGATAAGGAAGCCTTACACGTTCGTTTAGCCGATGAGGCATACTGCATCGGTGAGGCGAGTTCTGCTTCATCCTACTTAAACGTTACGAATATCCTTGCGATCGCAACGAACCGTCAAGTGACGATGATCCATCCGGGTTATGGTTTCTTAGCCGAGAACGTCGATTTTGCTGAGATGTGTGAAGCGTGTGGGATCAAGTTCGTTGGTCCGACGTCGGATGCGATCCGTCAGATGGGGATCAAGGACGTTGCGAAGAAGACGATGATCGAGTGTGGCGTGCCCGTTGTACCGGGTTCAGATGGAACGGTCACGGACGAAGAAGCGGTCGCACTGGCGCAAGAAATTGGTTATCCGGTCATCATCAAAGCAACAGCAGGTGGTGGAGGTAAAGGGATTCGGGTCGCTCGTTCGGAAGAAGAGCTGATCAACGGGCTAAGTGAGACACGCCGTGAAGCAAAACAAGCTTTCGGAAACGGGGATGTCTATTTAGAGCGCTTCATCGAAGAATTCCGCCATGTCGAGGTACAGGTCCTCGCTGACCGTCACGGGAATGTCATTCACCTTGGTGAACGGGATTGTACCGTCCAGCGTCGGATGCAGAAACTGATCGAGGAAGCGCCATCACCTGCGGTCAGTGAAGCGACACGATTGAAGATGGGCGAGGCTGCCGTAAAAGCCGCTAAAGCGATTCAGTACACGGGAGCTGGAACGATCGAATTCATCTTCGTCGAAGAGACGGAAGAATTCTTCTTCATGGAGATGAACACGCGCATTCAAGTCGAACACCCGGTAACGGAGATGATCACTGGATTCGACCTCGTTCAAGCACAATTACAAGTCGCGCTCGATCATCCGCTTGCCGTCAAACAAAAGGATATCAAGTTCCACGGGCATTCGATCGAGTGCCGAATCAATGCCGAGGATCCAGATCATGATTTCCGTCCGTCTGCTGGACGCGTCACACAATACGTGACACCAGGCGGAATGGGTGTGCGTATCGATAGCGCAGTCTATCCAGGATATATGATTCCACCATACTATGACTCGATGGTTGCGAAATTGATCGTCCATGCGGAAACTCGGGAAGAAGCATGTGCGAAGATGGAACGTGCACTAGCTGAATTTTGGATCGAAGGTGTCAAGACGACGATCCCGTTCCACGAACGTGTTCTCAGTCACCCGGTATTCCGGCGTGGGACGTTCACGACGAAATTCGCAGAGCGTGAGCTAAAAGGTACGATCGTTAACTGA
- the nusB gene encoding transcription antitermination factor NusB, translated as MMKRHMARELAVQSLFQMELSDLTAQEAIEFAVEGKEYDTFVEQLVNGVETNKATIDQHIREALVNWSFERLGNIERTILRLAVYELLFETNIPVRVTINEAIELTKAFADEEATKIVNGVLGKVAQGVVKENS; from the coding sequence ATGATGAAACGACACATGGCACGCGAACTCGCAGTCCAATCTTTGTTCCAAATGGAGCTTTCGGATCTGACTGCACAAGAGGCCATTGAATTCGCGGTAGAAGGTAAGGAATATGACACATTCGTCGAGCAATTGGTGAACGGTGTCGAAACGAACAAAGCAACGATTGACCAACACATCCGAGAAGCACTGGTCAACTGGTCATTCGAACGACTCGGAAACATCGAGCGGACGATTCTTCGCTTAGCCGTCTACGAATTATTATTCGAAACGAACATTCCAGTTCGAGTGACGATCAACGAAGCGATTGAATTGACGAAGGCGTTTGCTGACGAAGAAGCGACAAAAATCGTGAACGGTGTTCTCGGTAAGGTCGCACAAGGCGTCGTCAAAGAAAATTCATAA
- the ahrC gene encoding transcriptional regulator AhrC/ArgR has product MTKGQRLIKIREIITQSEVETQDELVEELRNAGYKVTQATVSRDIKELHLVKVPLNDGRYKYSLPADQRFNPLGKLRRLLGDSFISIDSAQNLIVMHVLPGNANAVAVLLDHLSWNELLGTVCGDDTILLIARSEEQAKEVTERILEML; this is encoded by the coding sequence ATGACAAAGGGGCAACGGTTGATTAAGATTCGGGAGATCATCACCCAGTCGGAAGTAGAAACCCAAGATGAATTGGTAGAGGAATTACGGAATGCAGGATATAAGGTGACACAGGCAACGGTATCACGAGATATTAAGGAACTTCATCTCGTTAAGGTCCCGTTGAATGATGGACGTTACAAATACAGCTTACCCGCCGACCAACGCTTCAACCCACTCGGGAAATTGCGGCGTCTGCTCGGGGACAGCTTCATCTCGATTGATTCTGCTCAAAATCTGATTGTCATGCATGTCCTGCCGGGAAATGCGAATGCAGTCGCTGTCTTACTGGACCATTTGAGCTGGAACGAACTGCTTGGCACGGTGTGTGGGGACGATACGATCCTATTGATCGCACGAAGTGAGGAACAAGCGAAAGAAGTGACGGAACGAATTTTAGAAATGCTGTAA
- the xseB gene encoding exodeoxyribonuclease VII small subunit, translated as METEQSFEEALERLEEIVTLLEEGEAPLEQAMALYEEGVKLTALCQGKLSVAEKKLDQILEQDGTLREKGGAQ; from the coding sequence ATGGAGACGGAACAATCTTTTGAAGAAGCACTGGAAAGATTAGAAGAAATCGTCACGCTACTCGAAGAGGGCGAAGCTCCTCTTGAACAAGCGATGGCTCTATATGAAGAAGGCGTCAAACTGACGGCTCTTTGCCAAGGGAAGTTATCTGTTGCTGAGAAAAAACTCGATCAAATCCTGGAGCAAGATGGTACGCTTCGGGAAAAAGGAGGAGCGCAATGA
- a CDS encoding TlyA family RNA methyltransferase, whose amino-acid sequence MENVKKIRLDVLLVERGLFETREKAKRSIMAGLVFSGTERLEKAGEKVKSDIDLHVKGQLMPYVGRGGFKMEKALQVFDFDVTGKTGLDIGSSTGGFTDCSLQNGAAHMYALDVGSNQLDWKLRSDDRVTVMEKTNFRHATPDMFPVAPQFATIDVSFISLRLMLPPLKTILVEGGDVMALVKPQFEAGRDDIGKKGIVRDERIHVRVLDEMVEFFIQQGFYVKQLDYSPITGGEGNIEFLLHARLGQPGLDSSVHATETVKQAHASL is encoded by the coding sequence ATGGAAAATGTAAAGAAAATCCGCCTCGACGTTCTTCTCGTCGAGCGCGGTTTGTTTGAAACGCGTGAAAAAGCGAAGCGATCGATCATGGCTGGACTGGTCTTTAGTGGTACGGAACGATTAGAGAAGGCCGGTGAGAAGGTCAAATCGGACATCGATCTGCACGTCAAAGGTCAATTGATGCCCTACGTCGGTCGTGGAGGCTTCAAGATGGAAAAGGCACTTCAAGTATTCGATTTCGATGTCACGGGTAAAACAGGTCTCGATATTGGATCGTCAACGGGTGGTTTTACCGACTGCTCCTTACAAAATGGAGCAGCACATATGTATGCGCTCGATGTCGGTTCCAATCAGCTGGACTGGAAGCTTCGCTCGGATGACCGTGTGACGGTGATGGAGAAAACGAACTTCCGGCATGCGACACCAGACATGTTCCCTGTTGCGCCGCAGTTTGCGACGATCGATGTCTCATTCATCTCGTTACGGTTGATGCTTCCGCCGCTGAAGACGATCCTCGTCGAAGGAGGAGATGTCATGGCGCTCGTCAAGCCGCAATTCGAAGCGGGACGTGATGATATCGGTAAAAAAGGCATCGTGCGGGATGAACGGATTCATGTCCGTGTCCTCGATGAGATGGTCGAATTCTTCATTCAACAAGGATTCTATGTGAAACAGCTCGACTACTCACCAATTACTGGTGGAGAGGGGAACATCGAGTTCTTATTGCATGCGCGCCTTGGTCAACCAGGACTTGATTCATCCGTCCATGCGACGGAGACAGTCAAGCAAGCACATGCTAGTCTTTAA
- the folD gene encoding bifunctional methylenetetrahydrofolate dehydrogenase/methenyltetrahydrofolate cyclohydrolase FolD, giving the protein MAVVIDGKQVAHSYRMKLKEEVARLKEQRIQPQLTVILIGEDPASQSYVRGKEKAAKEIGMDSELIRLPAETTESELLHLIDRLNVDASVHGILVQLPLPDHIDESKVIFAISPEKDVDGFHPVSVGKMMIGEPTFLPCTPNGILHLVKEMNVPIAGQHVVVVGRSQIVGKPVGMLFLNESATVSYCHSKTKDLGAMTRQADILIVAVGVPKLITADMVKPDAVVIDVGVNRVDGKLVGDVEFDTVQDVASMITPVPGGVGPMTITMLLHNTIEAAK; this is encoded by the coding sequence ATGGCAGTAGTAATCGATGGAAAACAGGTAGCCCATTCATATCGTATGAAGCTGAAAGAAGAAGTCGCACGTCTGAAAGAACAGCGGATTCAACCGCAATTGACTGTCATCCTGATTGGCGAAGATCCTGCTAGTCAGTCCTATGTACGTGGTAAAGAAAAGGCGGCGAAGGAAATCGGCATGGATTCGGAGTTGATCCGACTTCCGGCAGAAACAACGGAATCAGAGCTTCTTCACTTGATTGACCGTCTGAACGTTGATGCGAGTGTCCATGGGATTCTCGTCCAATTGCCGTTGCCTGACCACATTGATGAGAGTAAGGTCATTTTTGCGATTTCTCCTGAAAAGGACGTCGATGGTTTTCATCCTGTCTCTGTCGGGAAAATGATGATTGGTGAACCGACATTTTTACCGTGTACACCAAACGGCATTCTTCATCTCGTCAAAGAGATGAACGTACCGATTGCCGGTCAACACGTCGTTGTCGTCGGTCGTAGCCAAATCGTCGGTAAACCCGTCGGCATGTTGTTCTTGAATGAATCGGCTACCGTGTCCTATTGTCATTCCAAGACAAAAGATCTCGGTGCGATGACGCGTCAAGCGGATATTTTGATCGTCGCAGTCGGCGTACCGAAGCTGATTACGGCGGATATGGTGAAACCGGATGCTGTCGTCATTGACGTTGGTGTCAACCGTGTCGATGGCAAACTCGTCGGTGATGTCGAGTTTGATACGGTACAAGACGTTGCATCGATGATCACACCTGTTCCAGGTGGCGTTGGTCCGATGACGATCACGATGCTACTGCATAACACGATCGAGGCCGCGAAATGA
- a CDS encoding polyprenyl synthetase family protein yields MIALNEWKTQVENKMEEFMERLDAPDRLRDSMRYSLDAGGKRIRPALIYAVLDAFSIDRSKGDATAAALEMIHTYSLIHDDLPAMDDDDLRRGRPTNHIAFDEATAILAGDALLTNAFSCLLETPASSEVKLALVERLATAAGATGMVGGQLDDMLGERGGINDVAELESIHRRKTGALLVFAVEAGGLLASVSSMDLEHLKQYGRHLGIAFQIQDDILDVTGDAEKIGKPVGSDEGNEKATYPKLLGLEGAKRALTAQVEAAEQAIDALSVEATTLKELLDFVVKRDH; encoded by the coding sequence ATGATTGCTTTGAATGAGTGGAAGACACAAGTCGAAAACAAAATGGAAGAGTTCATGGAGCGACTCGACGCACCGGATCGTTTACGCGATTCGATGCGGTATTCACTCGATGCGGGTGGGAAGCGAATTCGCCCAGCCTTGATTTATGCAGTACTCGATGCTTTTTCCATCGATCGTTCAAAAGGTGACGCGACTGCTGCGGCACTTGAGATGATTCATACATACTCACTGATTCACGATGACCTTCCCGCAATGGATGATGATGATCTTCGTCGAGGGCGTCCGACGAATCATATCGCTTTTGATGAAGCGACAGCGATTTTAGCAGGAGATGCCTTGCTCACGAACGCCTTCAGCTGTCTTCTTGAGACACCAGCTTCGTCGGAAGTAAAGCTTGCTCTTGTCGAACGCTTGGCAACAGCAGCGGGTGCTACGGGTATGGTCGGTGGTCAGCTCGACGATATGCTTGGTGAGCGTGGCGGCATCAATGACGTAGCAGAGCTTGAGTCGATTCACCGTCGGAAAACAGGAGCACTCCTCGTCTTTGCAGTCGAAGCAGGTGGTTTGCTTGCCTCGGTCAGCTCGATGGATCTTGAACACTTGAAGCAATACGGTCGCCATCTCGGAATCGCATTCCAAATTCAAGATGACATCTTGGACGTGACGGGAGATGCTGAAAAAATCGGCAAACCGGTTGGTAGCGACGAAGGAAACGAAAAAGCAACGTATCCAAAATTACTGGGTCTTGAAGGAGCGAAACGCGCACTGACAGCTCAGGTGGAAGCAGCGGAACAAGCGATTGATGCATTATCAGTCGAAGCGACGACACTTAAGGAACTGCTCGACTTCGTGGTCAAGCGCGACCATTAA
- the recN gene encoding DNA repair protein RecN codes for MLAELSIKQFAIIDELQIDFKKGMTVLTGETGAGKSIVLDAIGLLIGGRGSAEFVRYGEDRAELEGLFLIEDDHLVYDLAEEYGIDIEDGLIILRRDLFATGKSVCRVNNKLVTLTILREFGRVLVDMHGQHEHQHLMDSTYHQAILDDFAQETIAPLLQAYQSGYQAYEEKRTALQSLAQSEQELAQRIDLLSFQTEEIEGAKLRAHEEDELLVERNRLANFEKLYASLKTAYDALHDEMRGIDSVGDAMRELQQASSIDEQFSQQSDAIASAFYGLEEVGYAIRDQLETLEFDSNRLDEIEQRLSVFQQLKRKYGATIEEVIAYGEKIRVELDTMTNRDERIERLKAEVEQLEGELFEIGGRLSQQRRKAAVQLSEAIHLELRELYMEKARFEIRFLQDGKTPMLRKNGIDQVEFFIMTNAGEPFKSLGKVASGGELSRIMLGLKSIFSRSVGVASIIFDEVDTGVSGRVAQAMAEKIYRLSVDGQVLCITHLPQVASMADQHLYIRKIEETDRTTTQVNVLSQSDRGNELGRMISGAHMTDLTLRHAEELMDQAKTMKESLKNGV; via the coding sequence ATGCTAGCTGAATTATCGATCAAACAATTTGCGATCATTGACGAGCTACAGATCGACTTTAAAAAAGGAATGACCGTCTTGACTGGGGAAACAGGTGCCGGTAAATCGATCGTTCTCGACGCGATCGGATTATTGATTGGTGGACGTGGATCCGCGGAATTCGTTCGATACGGGGAAGATCGGGCGGAGCTAGAAGGGTTGTTTCTGATTGAAGACGACCATCTCGTCTATGATCTCGCAGAAGAGTATGGTATCGATATCGAAGATGGATTGATCATCTTACGACGTGATCTGTTCGCGACCGGGAAAAGTGTCTGTCGCGTCAACAATAAGCTGGTCACACTGACGATCTTACGGGAGTTCGGACGTGTCCTCGTCGACATGCACGGGCAACATGAACATCAGCATTTAATGGACAGTACGTATCATCAAGCGATTCTCGATGACTTCGCGCAAGAGACGATTGCACCGCTCCTTCAAGCCTACCAGTCCGGTTATCAAGCGTATGAAGAAAAACGGACGGCGCTGCAATCGCTCGCGCAAAGTGAGCAAGAACTCGCTCAACGGATTGATTTACTATCGTTTCAGACGGAGGAGATCGAAGGCGCAAAACTTCGAGCACATGAGGAAGACGAGTTGCTCGTCGAACGAAATCGTCTCGCGAATTTCGAGAAGCTATATGCGTCACTGAAGACAGCGTACGATGCTTTGCATGATGAGATGCGCGGCATCGACTCTGTCGGAGATGCGATGCGTGAACTACAACAAGCATCAAGCATCGACGAACAGTTTTCGCAGCAGAGTGACGCGATCGCAAGCGCTTTTTATGGACTCGAAGAAGTCGGGTATGCGATTCGAGATCAACTTGAAACACTTGAGTTTGATTCCAATCGACTCGATGAGATCGAACAACGTTTATCCGTCTTTCAACAACTGAAACGAAAATACGGGGCGACGATCGAGGAAGTCATTGCGTATGGGGAAAAAATTCGAGTTGAACTTGATACGATGACGAATCGAGATGAACGGATTGAGCGCTTAAAAGCCGAAGTCGAACAGCTCGAAGGCGAATTGTTTGAGATAGGCGGGCGTCTGTCGCAACAGCGTCGAAAAGCGGCCGTTCAATTAAGCGAAGCGATTCATCTGGAGTTACGTGAGCTCTACATGGAAAAAGCGCGGTTTGAAATTCGTTTTCTTCAAGACGGGAAGACACCGATGCTACGCAAGAACGGAATCGACCAAGTGGAGTTCTTCATCATGACGAATGCGGGAGAGCCATTCAAGTCGCTCGGAAAAGTTGCATCGGGCGGGGAGTTATCTCGTATCATGCTCGGATTGAAGTCAATCTTCTCGCGCTCGGTCGGAGTTGCTTCGATCATTTTCGATGAAGTCGATACAGGAGTATCGGGTCGTGTCGCACAAGCGATGGCTGAAAAAATCTACCGATTATCGGTAGACGGACAAGTGCTTTGTATTACGCACTTACCGCAAGTCGCTTCGATGGCCGATCAACATCTCTATATTCGGAAAATCGAGGAGACGGATCGTACGACGACACAGGTCAACGTCTTGTCTCAGTCAGATCGAGGAAACGAACTAGGACGGATGATTTCCGGTGCACATATGACGGATTTGACGTTACGCCATGCCGAGGAATTGATGGATCAGGCGAAGACGATGAAAGAATCGCTTAAAAATGGGGTGTAA
- the xseA gene encoding exodeoxyribonuclease VII large subunit — translation MSEPLHVSDLVHYVKRELEGDALLQQVQVVGEVSNFKRHSSGHLYFTLKDEQSRMKAVMFARDASRVKADVRDGMRVVVTARLSVYVSSGEMQLYVERMTEDGVGALYEAFSRLKVDLEERGWFDPAIKQSLPAFPERIGIITSPKGAALHDIATTLRRRYPQAAIVFAPVLVQGADAAPQISRAIQLMNEHAACDVLIIGRGGGSIEELWAFNEMSVVTAVFESRIPIVSAVGHETDFTISDFVADVRAATPTAAAELVTPEAEALTRRVQDVKRRLERTYAQLLKSKQEQVTRLAASYGLKSPRVLLGLKQEQLDRAEMSLQKEIKQVVAQHQQQVERLDTRLLRVPMRDRFVQQRAMIEQSRRRLEIVRRLLQSKQQQVRHVLARLDSVSPTHVLMRGYTYVEQDGQIVRSAKALTASSFDIRFHDGTIRAKREDGE, via the coding sequence ATGAGCGAACCTCTTCACGTTTCCGATTTAGTCCACTATGTCAAACGTGAACTAGAAGGCGACGCCCTTCTGCAACAAGTCCAGGTGGTGGGAGAAGTGTCGAACTTTAAACGACACTCTTCCGGTCACCTTTATTTTACGTTGAAGGACGAGCAGTCACGGATGAAAGCCGTCATGTTTGCCCGGGATGCGAGTCGAGTCAAAGCAGACGTTCGCGATGGGATGCGTGTCGTCGTCACCGCGCGCTTATCCGTATACGTCTCTTCTGGAGAGATGCAACTCTATGTCGAACGGATGACGGAAGACGGCGTAGGAGCGCTATATGAGGCGTTCTCACGCTTGAAGGTGGATCTTGAAGAGCGTGGTTGGTTTGATCCAGCGATCAAACAATCGTTGCCAGCGTTTCCCGAGCGCATCGGAATCATCACGTCGCCAAAAGGAGCAGCGCTTCATGATATCGCAACGACACTCCGGCGCCGTTACCCGCAAGCAGCCATCGTCTTTGCCCCGGTCCTTGTACAGGGAGCGGACGCGGCACCACAAATCAGTCGTGCCATTCAGCTGATGAATGAGCATGCTGCCTGTGATGTGTTGATCATTGGTCGTGGTGGTGGTTCGATTGAGGAGCTGTGGGCATTCAATGAAATGTCTGTCGTGACTGCCGTGTTTGAATCACGCATTCCGATCGTCTCTGCTGTCGGTCACGAAACGGATTTTACGATCAGTGATTTCGTCGCCGACGTTCGTGCGGCTACACCAACGGCAGCGGCAGAACTTGTCACTCCGGAAGCAGAGGCACTCACTCGACGGGTACAGGATGTGAAGCGACGTTTAGAACGAACGTATGCACAACTCCTCAAAAGTAAGCAGGAGCAAGTGACACGGCTTGCTGCGAGCTATGGTCTGAAATCACCACGCGTCCTACTCGGACTGAAGCAGGAGCAACTAGACCGAGCAGAGATGTCACTCCAAAAGGAGATCAAGCAAGTAGTAGCGCAACACCAGCAACAGGTGGAGCGTCTTGACACACGCTTACTGCGTGTGCCGATGCGGGATCGCTTCGTGCAACAACGGGCGATGATTGAACAATCACGACGTCGACTCGAAATCGTTCGTCGACTTTTGCAATCGAAGCAACAACAGGTGCGTCATGTGCTCGCGCGACTCGACTCCGTCAGTCCGACGCATGTTCTGATGCGCGGCTATACGTATGTCGAACAGGATGGACAAATCGTCCGTTCCGCGAAGGCATTGACAGCGTCTTCGTTCGATATCCGATTCCATGATGGAACGATTCGTGCTAAACGAGAGGATGGGGAGTAA